One window of the Candidatus Jettenia sp. genome contains the following:
- a CDS encoding cysteine synthase family protein gives MASTAIKNTKCISKRIPNSSLLDNVGNTPLLRINRIAKELRDKDVEIYAKAEWFNPGGSVKDRPALRIIEEAEKTGKLNYDTTIIDSTSGNTGIAYALIGASRGYKVTLVMPLNVSEERKRIIRAFGAKIIFTDPLLGSDGAMLEAKRIVNEDPSKYFYADQYNNPANWKAHYDTTGVEIWEQTAGEVTHFVACLGTSGTLMGTGRRLKEYNPCIQVIAVEPSTSIHGLEGMKHMSTSVVPGIYDDHFPDKKIAVETEDAYTIIKKLAAEEGFFVGYSSGAALMASLRVASELEKGLIVTIFPDRGDRYLSTSFWAGV, from the coding sequence GTGGCGAGTACTGCTATAAAGAACACAAAATGTATATCAAAGCGGATTCCGAATAGTTCACTTTTAGACAATGTAGGAAATACTCCCCTCTTAAGAATTAATAGAATTGCAAAGGAATTAAGAGATAAAGATGTGGAGATCTATGCTAAGGCCGAATGGTTTAATCCGGGAGGTTCTGTAAAAGATCGTCCAGCTTTGCGAATTATAGAAGAAGCTGAAAAAACGGGAAAGCTTAACTACGATACGACTATTATAGATTCAACATCAGGAAATACAGGTATTGCCTATGCTCTCATTGGTGCCTCAAGAGGGTATAAAGTAACTTTAGTGATGCCTTTGAATGTTAGTGAGGAGCGGAAGAGGATCATACGTGCCTTTGGAGCCAAGATTATATTTACTGATCCATTGCTTGGCTCAGACGGTGCAATGTTAGAAGCGAAAAGAATTGTAAATGAAGATCCTTCAAAATATTTTTATGCTGACCAGTATAATAACCCTGCAAATTGGAAAGCGCATTATGATACTACAGGTGTAGAGATATGGGAGCAAACGGCAGGTGAGGTAACGCATTTTGTTGCATGTTTAGGGACAAGTGGCACCCTTATGGGTACCGGGCGGCGCCTTAAAGAATATAATCCTTGCATTCAAGTGATAGCGGTTGAGCCTTCTACCTCAATTCATGGGCTGGAAGGTATGAAACACATGAGTACCTCAGTTGTTCCTGGTATTTATGATGATCATTTCCCTGACAAAAAAATTGCAGTAGAGACAGAAGATGCTTATACGATTATTAAGAAACTTGCAGCAGAAGAAGGATTTTTTGTGGGATATTCTTCCGGTGCTGCACTTATGGCATCATTGAGAGTGGCGAGTGAACTTGAGAAAGGTCTGATTGTTACGATTTTTCCTGATAGAGGGGACCGTTATTTGAGTACAAGTTTTTGGGCAGGTGTGTAA
- a CDS encoding ubiquinol-cytochrome c reductase iron-sulfur subunit: protein MEAKEKTRRNTSETEGRIWFNFSRRNFLTVAGWGLFFATIGAYLSQILGYKGFFYPKVLFEPSPKFAVGEPKSFPENSVTTLKSRKIFVVRDGNSFKAISVVCQHLGCAVEFSKEKNIFECPCHGSKYYRNGVNFAGPAPRPLSHFEVILSDSGKLVVDTSKIVPIETELIV from the coding sequence ATGGAAGCGAAAGAAAAGACCAGACGCAATACGTCGGAAACCGAAGGAAGGATTTGGTTTAATTTCTCCCGTAGAAATTTTTTAACAGTAGCAGGATGGGGATTGTTTTTTGCAACCATAGGTGCTTATTTATCGCAAATTCTCGGATATAAGGGGTTTTTTTATCCCAAAGTGCTTTTCGAGCCTTCACCGAAATTTGCTGTAGGGGAGCCTAAATCTTTTCCTGAAAATTCGGTAACCACGCTTAAATCAAGAAAGATATTTGTTGTGCGTGATGGCAATAGTTTTAAGGCGATTTCAGTAGTATGTCAACACCTGGGGTGTGCGGTGGAATTCTCAAAGGAAAAGAATATCTTTGAGTGTCCGTGTCATGGAAGTAAATACTATCGAAACGGTGTGAATTTTGCCGGACCAGCTCCCCGTCCTTTAAGTCACTTTGAAGTTATTTTATCCGATAGTGGAAAATTAGTTGTAGATACAAGTAAAATTGTACCTATTGAGACAGAATTAATTGTTTAG
- a CDS encoding 4Fe-4S binding protein: MVENKGKQRINLDELKSGGFIKQTQKDLFTVRLKVPGGRITPEKLTKIAEVAKKYSRLGYCHLSFRQSVEIIGVHIDDFDAVIKELATVGQKIASCGPRVRVPTACGGCEYNPNGIMDTQAKALEVDEKFFGIPCPHKFKMGFSGCPIDCTRTREMDLGFQGVVYPEWSKDLCTGCTLCAKACMEGAIVADKEGKPVFDESKCVYCGDCIRACPTDAWKDKKKGWLVRTGGKHGRHPREADQVVNFLPDHKVNDFIAATLKWYQENGKPKERIGTSIERVGLDKFKKEVASAFEKT, translated from the coding sequence ATGGTAGAAAATAAGGGAAAGCAAAGAATTAATCTCGATGAATTAAAATCAGGTGGCTTCATAAAACAGACACAGAAAGACCTTTTTACTGTCCGATTAAAAGTTCCGGGTGGGAGAATTACACCTGAAAAGTTGACAAAAATTGCCGAGGTTGCAAAGAAATATAGTCGGTTAGGATACTGTCATTTGAGTTTTCGGCAATCTGTGGAGATTATTGGTGTTCATATTGATGATTTTGATGCAGTGATAAAGGAGCTGGCTACAGTAGGACAAAAGATCGCATCCTGTGGTCCGAGGGTAAGGGTTCCTACGGCATGTGGGGGTTGTGAGTATAATCCCAACGGGATTATGGATACACAAGCGAAGGCCCTGGAAGTCGATGAGAAGTTTTTTGGTATACCATGCCCTCATAAGTTTAAGATGGGATTTTCTGGTTGCCCTATTGATTGTACAAGGACAAGGGAGATGGATTTAGGGTTTCAGGGTGTGGTGTATCCGGAATGGAGTAAAGATTTATGTACGGGATGCACCTTGTGTGCCAAAGCCTGTATGGAAGGTGCAATTGTTGCAGATAAAGAGGGCAAACCGGTTTTCGATGAATCGAAATGTGTCTATTGTGGGGATTGTATAAGAGCATGTCCTACCGATGCCTGGAAGGATAAGAAGAAGGGCTGGCTTGTGCGTACTGGTGGGAAGCATGGTAGACATCCCCGAGAGGCTGATCAAGTAGTTAATTTTCTCCCTGATCACAAAGTAAATGATTTTATTGCAGCAACTTTGAAATGGTATCAAGAGAATGGCAAGCCGAAGGAAAGAATCGGTACTTCTATAGAACGTGTAGGATTAGATAAATTTAAAAAAGAAGTTGCGAGTGCATTTGAAAAAACCTAA
- a CDS encoding DsrE/DsrF/DrsH-like family protein: MKSRKKFIIFAHSGTYDKLYQIVTLAITAASMGRDTYIFLFFWALKRFVNEDFDLTKLSNEFGKEGEQLSRRIREINPISLKEILDDVRTMGNLKIYACTTAVKLMELEESVVKSKVDDIVGLTTLLELADGAETQLFI, encoded by the coding sequence ATGAAAAGTAGAAAGAAGTTTATTATATTTGCTCATAGCGGTACTTATGATAAGCTCTATCAGATAGTTACTTTAGCTATTACAGCGGCCTCTATGGGAAGGGATACGTATATTTTCCTCTTCTTTTGGGCATTGAAGAGGTTCGTGAATGAAGATTTTGATCTAACAAAGTTATCAAATGAGTTTGGCAAGGAAGGCGAACAGTTATCCAGGAGGATTCGTGAGATCAATCCAATTTCACTGAAAGAAATACTCGATGATGTGCGAACGATGGGAAATTTAAAAATTTATGCCTGCACTACAGCCGTGAAGCTTATGGAATTAGAGGAATCTGTAGTTAAATCTAAAGTAGATGATATTGTTGGATTAACTACTTTATTGGAACTAGCAGATGGTGCAGAAACACAATTATTTATATGA
- a CDS encoding bifunctional precorrin-2 dehydrogenase/sirohydrochlorin ferrochelatase has translation MAKYYPIFLNIQDKKCVVIGGGNVAWRKVCSLKEAGARVTVVSPEFCPELEKETEIERIKQKYDKEFLKEALVVIASTDDEEVNKRIYSDAMEKGILVNVVDKPEFCSFIVPSSMVRGDLCISISTGGASPALARNIREYLEKQFGNEYDEFTKLLSEMRRKVLSEIMDESIRRDILQQIAALDMLEVVKEKGILEAKKRMLEIISEKILK, from the coding sequence ATGGCAAAATATTATCCTATATTCCTGAATATACAGGATAAAAAATGTGTAGTGATAGGTGGTGGTAATGTTGCCTGGCGTAAGGTGTGCAGTCTAAAAGAAGCAGGCGCAAGGGTAACGGTAGTATCCCCTGAATTTTGTCCTGAATTGGAAAAAGAAACAGAGATTGAGCGGATCAAACAAAAGTATGATAAAGAATTTTTAAAAGAAGCGTTGGTAGTTATTGCATCTACGGATGATGAAGAAGTAAACAAGAGAATTTATTCCGATGCCATGGAGAAAGGAATATTGGTAAATGTTGTTGATAAACCTGAATTTTGTTCTTTCATTGTGCCTTCATCCATGGTGCGGGGTGATCTCTGTATTAGTATCTCAACGGGTGGTGCAAGTCCTGCATTAGCTCGGAATATCCGGGAGTATTTGGAAAAACAATTTGGGAATGAGTATGATGAATTTACAAAACTTTTATCGGAGATGCGAAGAAAGGTGCTTTCTGAGATAATGGATGAGTCTATAAGGCGTGATATCTTGCAACAGATTGCGGCGCTTGATATGCTTGAAGTTGTTAAGGAAAAAGGTATCCTTGAAGCAAAAAAAAGAATGTTAGAGATTATTTCTGAAAAAATTTTGAAATAA
- a CDS encoding sulfurtransferase TusA family protein encodes MVEDGNINPDEQIDLRGVLCPINFVKTKLKLEMMDSGQVLEVILDDGEPIRSVPRSLKEEGHKIIKVENLQGAYRLLVKKV; translated from the coding sequence ATGGTAGAAGATGGAAACATTAATCCTGATGAGCAGATTGACTTAAGAGGGGTGCTTTGCCCTATTAACTTTGTAAAAACAAAGTTAAAACTGGAAATGATGGATTCTGGTCAAGTTTTAGAGGTAATATTAGACGATGGAGAACCGATAAGAAGTGTTCCTCGAAGTTTGAAAGAAGAGGGTCATAAAATTATTAAGGTAGAAAATCTTCAAGGTGCTTACCGTTTGCTCGTTAAAAAGGTATAA
- a CDS encoding M67 family metallopeptidase, with protein MGSLCIDARKLHDIENEVRKSYPLECCGLLIGTNTSEKKVVEVYPVQNKNTERTHDRYEIDGKEFTRVDKEAAKKGLQIIGIYHSHPDHPAIPSVFDTERAWFGYSYMIIAIEKGKKIEVRSWVYDEVEKQFEEEKITRI; from the coding sequence ATGGGATCATTGTGTATTGATGCTCGTAAACTTCACGATATAGAGAATGAGGTCAGAAAGAGTTATCCTCTGGAATGTTGTGGGTTGTTAATTGGTACAAATACATCTGAAAAAAAGGTGGTTGAAGTTTATCCTGTACAGAACAAAAATACAGAAAGAACCCATGATAGATATGAAATAGACGGCAAAGAGTTTACAAGGGTTGATAAGGAAGCAGCAAAAAAGGGTCTTCAGATTATAGGAATATACCATTCCCACCCGGACCATCCTGCAATACCATCTGTTTTTGATACGGAACGCGCATGGTTTGGTTATTCCTACATGATTATTGCTATCGAGAAAGGCAAAAAGATTGAAGTCAGATCATGGGTTTATGATGAAGTAGAGAAGCAATTTGAGGAAGAAAAGATAACTAGGATATAA